From a region of the Hemibagrus wyckioides isolate EC202008001 linkage group LG06, SWU_Hwy_1.0, whole genome shotgun sequence genome:
- the tab2 gene encoding TGF-beta-activated kinase 1 and MAP3K7-binding protein 2 isoform X1, which translates to MAQGNQQIDTQVLQKLRQKFPEVPEGVVSQCVLQNKNDLAACCEYLTQVSPGFLYSEGSPSVTDLRNHMTQLNVGVTQNTHGAVQREPVRMNGSRTLSHSLSDGPVNGPPTPASDFYQAESQSHTHAPAAFCVMEQTRKPQPPHHLGLYQLGVKGQVSSTPLPATPRFNPITVTLAPNAGRNTPTSLHIHGGPQAGPNSPNSIYIRPYVAQISHPGGPHHQTSHVYMPISSPTNPQPPSAFQAPSTAASQASSSSSSSSSSSVPSSLPPMAAAPSLASSFSQFNIQNISTGPRKNQIEIKLESPQRVGGAAAAGAATATLMCSASAPRPASASGSSSCPSPSSSSSTPLSIEGAGLSRSQPTVYIAASPPTAAAMAAPSDECALIPPSGRSQPKFYISANAASDESGTRNPPTVYISANPTHPGVTGGRSLSGQVSMGPAYIHHHPPKSRSSVGAGGVATSPRVVVTQPNTKYTFKITVSPNKPPAVSPGVVSPTFEPTNMLSVPADQHYPEPEAITLPEPLSPNRDMRATESRRPSMGSDDAAYTQALLVHQKARMERLCHELKLKKKNLEKLKEEVNEMENDLTRRRLQRSNSVSQIPSLDEMQQLRCKNRLLQIDIDCLTKEIDLLQTRGPHFNPSAIHNFYDNIGFLGPVPPKPKGTPAAESGSKNMKTVSEAEDDDGVQWGCTACTFLNHPALIRCEQCEFPRHF; encoded by the exons ATGGCACAGGGAAATCAGCAGATTGACACTCAAGTTCTGCAAAAACTGCGTCAGAAGTTTCCAGAAGTGCCAGAGGGCGTGGTCTCTCAGTGTGTCCTACAG aaTAAGAACGACTTGGCAGCGTGTTGTGAGTACCTTACCCAGGTGAGTCCCGGCTTCCTGTACAGTGAGGGCAGCCCGAGTGTGACGGACCTGCGCAATCACATGACACAGCTCAACGTGGGCGTGACACAGAATACCCATGGTGCCGTGCAGCGCGAGCCAGTGAGGATGAACGGCAGCAGgactctctcacacagcctGAGTGACGGGCCTGTCAACGGTCCCCCGACCCCGGCCTCTGACTTCTACCAGGCAgagtctcagtcacacacacacgcgcctgCCGCCTTCTGTGTAATGGAGCAGACGCGAAAGCCACAGCCACCGCATCATCTCGGCCTGTACCAGCttggggtcaaaggtcaggtcTCGTCTACGCCACTTCCCGCTACGCCCCGTTTTAACCCCATCACAGTGACTTTGGCCCCCAATGCTGGCCGGAACACGCCCACCTCGCTGCACATCCATGGTGGGCCTCAGGCCGGCCCCAACAGCCCCAACTCCATCTATATCCGGCCCTACGTCGCCCAGATCTCACACCCGGGCGGCCCGCACCACCAGACCTCGCACGTTTACATGCCCATCAGCTCTCCCACCAACCCGCAGCCCCCTTCGGCCTTTCAGGCTCCGTCCACTGCGGCCTCTCAGgcctcttcctcatcctcctcgtCGTCATCCTCATCAGTGCCTTCATCTTTACCACCGATGGCGGCGGCCCCGTCGCTCGCGTCCTCCTTCAGCCAGTTTAACATCCAGAACATCTCCACAGGGCCTAGAAAGAACCAGATCGAGATCAAGCTCGAATCTCCGCAGAGAGTGGGCGGAGCTGCTGCCGCCGGCGCTGCCACAGCGACCCTGATGTGCTCCGCTTCTGCGCCTCGACCAGCCTCGGCTTCTGGGTCGTCGTCCTGCCCGTCACCTTCTTCTTCGTCCTCCACTCCGCTCTCCATAGAGGGTGCGGGGCTTAGCCGAAGCCAGCCCACTGTCTATATCGCAGCTTCTCCTCCCACCGCCGCTGCCATGGCGGCACCGTCAGATGAGTGTGCGCTGATTCCTCCTTCTGGACGCTCACAGCCCAAATTCTACATCTCGGCTAACGCAGCTTCAGATGAGAGCGGCACTCGGAACCCACCCACAGTCTACATATCGGCCAATCCCACTCATCCTGGAGTGACGGGAGGGCGAAGCCTAAGTGGCCAAGTCAGCATGGGTCCTGCCTACATCCATCACCACCCACCCAAATCCCGCAGCTCGGTGGGGGCAGGAGGCGTAGCTACATCGCCACGTGTCGTAGTGACGCAACCCAACACCAAATACACCTTCAAGATCACGGTCTCGCCGAACAAGCCCCCAGCCGTGTCTCCTGGGGTGGTGTCGCCCACCTTTGAGCCCACCAACATGCTCAGCGTGCCCGCCGATCAGCACTACCCCGAGCCAGAGGCCATCACTCTGCCCGAGCCGCTCTCCCCCAACCGAGACATGAGGGCCACAGAGAGCCGCCGGCCTAGCATGGGCTCTGACGACGCTGCATACACACagg catTGTTGGTGCATCAAAAGGCGCGCATGGAACGTCTGTGTCACGAGCTCAAGCTGAAAAAGAAGAACCTGGAGAAACTCAAAGAAGAGGTGAACGAGATGGAGAACGACCTCACGAGGAGACGACTACAGAGGTCCAACTCGGTGTCTCAGATACCGTCT CTTGATGAGATGCAGCAGCTGAGGTGTAAGAACAGGTTACTGCAGATCGACATCGACTGTTTAACTAAAGAGATCGACCTCCTGCAGACGCGTG gACCACACTTCAATCCCAGTGCGATCCATAACTTCTACGACAACATCGGCTTCCTCGGGCCTGTCCCCCCAAAACCCAAAGGTACTCCGGCAGCAG aGTCGGGCAGTAAAAATATGAAGACGGTGTCCGAGGCTGAAGACGACGACGGGGTTCAGTGGGGTTGTACAGCCTGCACCTTCCTCAACCATCCCGCCCTCATCCGCTGTGAACAGTGTGAATTTCCACGACATTTCTGA
- the tab2 gene encoding TGF-beta-activated kinase 1 and MAP3K7-binding protein 2 isoform X2, whose product MAQGNQQIDTQVLQKLRQKFPEVPEGVVSQCVLQNKNDLAACCEYLTQVSPGFLYSEGSPSVTDLRNHMTQLNVGVTQNTHGAVQREPVRMNGSRTLSHSLSDGPVNGPPTPASDFYQAESQSHTHAPAAFCVMEQTRKPQPPHHLGLYQLGVKGQVSSTPLPATPRFNPITVTLAPNAGRNTPTSLHIHGGPQAGPNSPNSIYIRPYVAQISHPGGPHHQTSHVYMPISSPTNPQPPSAFQAPSTAASQASSSSSSSSSSSVPSSLPPMAAAPSLASSFSQFNIQNISTGPRKNQIEIKLESPQRVGGAAAAGAATATLMCSASAPRPASASGSSSCPSPSSSSSTPLSIEGAGLSRSQPTVYIAASPPTAAAMAAPSDECALIPPSGRSQPKFYISANAASDESGTRNPPTVYISANPTHPGVTGGRSLSGQVSMGPAYIHHHPPKSRSSVGAGGVATSPRVVVTQPNTKYTFKITVSPNKPPAVSPGVVSPTFEPTNMLSVPADQHYPEPEAITLPEPLSPNRDMRATESRRPSMGSDDAAYTQALLVHQKARMERLCHELKLKKKNLEKLKEEVNEMENDLTRRRLQRSNSVSQIPSLDEMQQLRCKNRLLQIDIDCLTKEIDLLQTRGPHFNPSAIHNFYDNIGFLGPVPPKPKGTPAAGSDHWGSLDRRGRRINVSSKLKRDPSLPPVPPSLPAPVESGSKNMKTVSEAEDDDGVQWGCTACTFLNHPALIRCEQCEFPRHF is encoded by the exons ATGGCACAGGGAAATCAGCAGATTGACACTCAAGTTCTGCAAAAACTGCGTCAGAAGTTTCCAGAAGTGCCAGAGGGCGTGGTCTCTCAGTGTGTCCTACAG aaTAAGAACGACTTGGCAGCGTGTTGTGAGTACCTTACCCAGGTGAGTCCCGGCTTCCTGTACAGTGAGGGCAGCCCGAGTGTGACGGACCTGCGCAATCACATGACACAGCTCAACGTGGGCGTGACACAGAATACCCATGGTGCCGTGCAGCGCGAGCCAGTGAGGATGAACGGCAGCAGgactctctcacacagcctGAGTGACGGGCCTGTCAACGGTCCCCCGACCCCGGCCTCTGACTTCTACCAGGCAgagtctcagtcacacacacacgcgcctgCCGCCTTCTGTGTAATGGAGCAGACGCGAAAGCCACAGCCACCGCATCATCTCGGCCTGTACCAGCttggggtcaaaggtcaggtcTCGTCTACGCCACTTCCCGCTACGCCCCGTTTTAACCCCATCACAGTGACTTTGGCCCCCAATGCTGGCCGGAACACGCCCACCTCGCTGCACATCCATGGTGGGCCTCAGGCCGGCCCCAACAGCCCCAACTCCATCTATATCCGGCCCTACGTCGCCCAGATCTCACACCCGGGCGGCCCGCACCACCAGACCTCGCACGTTTACATGCCCATCAGCTCTCCCACCAACCCGCAGCCCCCTTCGGCCTTTCAGGCTCCGTCCACTGCGGCCTCTCAGgcctcttcctcatcctcctcgtCGTCATCCTCATCAGTGCCTTCATCTTTACCACCGATGGCGGCGGCCCCGTCGCTCGCGTCCTCCTTCAGCCAGTTTAACATCCAGAACATCTCCACAGGGCCTAGAAAGAACCAGATCGAGATCAAGCTCGAATCTCCGCAGAGAGTGGGCGGAGCTGCTGCCGCCGGCGCTGCCACAGCGACCCTGATGTGCTCCGCTTCTGCGCCTCGACCAGCCTCGGCTTCTGGGTCGTCGTCCTGCCCGTCACCTTCTTCTTCGTCCTCCACTCCGCTCTCCATAGAGGGTGCGGGGCTTAGCCGAAGCCAGCCCACTGTCTATATCGCAGCTTCTCCTCCCACCGCCGCTGCCATGGCGGCACCGTCAGATGAGTGTGCGCTGATTCCTCCTTCTGGACGCTCACAGCCCAAATTCTACATCTCGGCTAACGCAGCTTCAGATGAGAGCGGCACTCGGAACCCACCCACAGTCTACATATCGGCCAATCCCACTCATCCTGGAGTGACGGGAGGGCGAAGCCTAAGTGGCCAAGTCAGCATGGGTCCTGCCTACATCCATCACCACCCACCCAAATCCCGCAGCTCGGTGGGGGCAGGAGGCGTAGCTACATCGCCACGTGTCGTAGTGACGCAACCCAACACCAAATACACCTTCAAGATCACGGTCTCGCCGAACAAGCCCCCAGCCGTGTCTCCTGGGGTGGTGTCGCCCACCTTTGAGCCCACCAACATGCTCAGCGTGCCCGCCGATCAGCACTACCCCGAGCCAGAGGCCATCACTCTGCCCGAGCCGCTCTCCCCCAACCGAGACATGAGGGCCACAGAGAGCCGCCGGCCTAGCATGGGCTCTGACGACGCTGCATACACACagg catTGTTGGTGCATCAAAAGGCGCGCATGGAACGTCTGTGTCACGAGCTCAAGCTGAAAAAGAAGAACCTGGAGAAACTCAAAGAAGAGGTGAACGAGATGGAGAACGACCTCACGAGGAGACGACTACAGAGGTCCAACTCGGTGTCTCAGATACCGTCT CTTGATGAGATGCAGCAGCTGAGGTGTAAGAACAGGTTACTGCAGATCGACATCGACTGTTTAACTAAAGAGATCGACCTCCTGCAGACGCGTG gACCACACTTCAATCCCAGTGCGATCCATAACTTCTACGACAACATCGGCTTCCTCGGGCCTGTCCCCCCAAAACCCAAAGGTACTCCGGCAGCAG GCTCGGATCACTGGGGCTCTTTGGACAGGAGAGGACGCAGAATAAATGTCAGCTCCAAGCTGAAGAGAGACCCGTCTCTCCCTCctgttcctccctctctccctgctCCTGTGG aGTCGGGCAGTAAAAATATGAAGACGGTGTCCGAGGCTGAAGACGACGACGGGGTTCAGTGGGGTTGTACAGCCTGCACCTTCCTCAACCATCCCGCCCTCATCCGCTGTGAACAGTGTGAATTTCCACGACATTTCTGA